One genomic window of Elaeis guineensis isolate ETL-2024a chromosome 2, EG11, whole genome shotgun sequence includes the following:
- the LOC105052339 gene encoding uclacyanin 1, with amino-acid sequence MLALRAFIGVATIAALVQVAIGASFPVGGQNGGWDLSTNLASWAATQKFIAGDSLTFKYASFHDVLEVSKAEYDACATSKPTNTYTGGSTVVKLSSPGKRYFICGTPGHCSQGMKVEIDVVSAATATPPTAAPASPPLPMSSPPTEAPKSSKPSKAAPSKAPSSSPATISPSPEPSASDLPATTTSPAPPPRSAANGLGQDIKVAMGFGVGMLLVLSL; translated from the exons ATGTTGGCATTGAGAGCTTTTATAGGTGTTGCGACGATAGCAGCTCTTGTTCAGGTGGCAATCGGCGCAAGTTTCCCCGTCGGAGGCCAAAATGGTGGATGGGATCTGAGCACCAACCTGGCATCATGGGCTGCAACCCAGAAGTTCATCGCTGGGGACAGCCTGA CTTTCAAATACGCATCATTTCATGACGTGCTCGAGGTGTCGAAGGCGGAGTACGATGCATGCGCGACAAGCAAACCAACGAACACTTACACAGGTGGAAGCACCGTCGTCAAGCTTTCATCGCCGGGGAAGAGATACTTCATCTGCGGGACACCAGGGCACTGCAGCCAAGGGATGAAGGTCGAAATCGACGTGGTTTCTGCCGCCACCGCAACTCCACCAACGGCTGCCCCTGCTTCTCCACCCCTCCCCATGTCTTCCCCACCAACTGAAGCCCCAAAATCTTCTAAGCCTTCCAAGGCTGCACCATCAAAAGCTCCTTCGAGCTCGCCGGCGACCATTTCTCCGTCCCCCGAGCCATCAGCTTCAGATTTGCCTGCGACCACCACTTCACCGGCACCACCACCCCGGTCAGCGGCTAATGGACTTGGTCAGGATATAAAGGTCGCAATGGGGTTCGGGGTGGGGATGCTCTTGGTTTTGTCTCTATGA
- the LOC105052348 gene encoding transcription factor ILR3, which produces MGSPENSNWVFDCPLIDDMSVAGGDFPAPGTGFYWTPQGINSTSNSSVEISGSFVDSAGINESGSKKRVRSESSSQPGSKACREKMRRDKLNNRFLELGSILEPGKPPKMDKAAILSDAVRMVTQLRSEAQKLKDSNEDLQEKIKELKAEKNELRDEKQRLKAEKENLEQQIKILNARPSFVAHPPVIPAAFAPQGQTAAHKLMMPVIGYPGFPMWQFMPPADVDTSQDAESCPPVA; this is translated from the exons ATGGGTTCTCCCGAGAACTCCAACTGGGTCTTTGATTGCCCTCTGATCGACGACATGTCCGTTGCCGGAGGCGATTTCCCGGCGCCCGGGACCGGATTCTACTGGACTCCCCAGGGAATCAACAGTACCTCCAATTCCAG TGTGGAAATTAGTGGCTCCTTTGTAGATTCTGCTGGCATTAATGAGTCAGGCTCCAAGAAACG TGTTAGGTCAGAATCTTCCAGTCAGCCCGGCTCCAAAGCCTGCAGGGAAAAAATGAGACGAGATAAGTTGAATAATAG GTTCTTGGAGTTGGGATCCATTTTGGAGCCTGGAAAACCGCCGAAGATGGACAAAGCAGCTATCTTAAGTGATGCTGTCCGCATGGTGACTCAATTACGCAGTGAAGCACAAAAGCTGAAAGATTCAAATGAGGATCTGCAGGAGAAGATCAAAGAATTGAAG GCTGAGAAGAATGAGCTTCGTGATGAGAAACAGAGGCTGAAGGCAGAGAAAGAGAACCTGGAGCAGCAAATAAAGATCCTAAATGCTCGGCCAAGCTTTGTAGCACACCCTCCTGTAATTCCAGCGGCTTTTGCTCCACAAGGACAAACAGCAGCACACAAGCTGATGATGCCTGTCATTGGCTACCCTGGATTCCCTATGTGGCAATTCATGCCGCCTGCGGATGTTGATACCTCACAGGATGCTGAATCGTGTCCTCCAGTTGCTTAA
- the LOC105052916 gene encoding F-box protein At2g26160-like has product MEGDPRTNYKALCRSSTTPRTHGHRLPCSSSQLRDQFPFLLHRSGSPKAMLCWSGLPKDLLQSILLRLSLADHFRFAGVCKEWLSVAAQNRPPPLLWLAMRSRHVSPYAPSFFSLHEGTFRKVSVDLPLSQRIGSNVWFHGASTGWLLLSASGGGSHGYFLFNPVTRRRIYLPTEYNRRKIKPMFPAGFLSEAVLSSPPTSPDCVVVAAVVAMGHSSTLAFCRPGQEQRWTVFYRQARIHPKLVFCKGELYALDITGKVRVYTFDPQPRLKFSIALPVGDVDTLRMAESDGELLLFLGDYRREISGCSIYKLDVDRWIRIENLGDRALLLGLDGGLDSFSTKDVTGTGLRGNCIYYCNRGMGDVVQVFSLEDRRLQTLPCPDDYRGDFVGLSLRWYTPTW; this is encoded by the coding sequence ATGGAGGGAGACCCCCGAACCAATTACAAGGCCCTCTGCCGCTCTTCTACTACTCCTCGAACTCATGGCCACCGCCTTCCATGCTCGTCCTCACAACTTCGTGATCAGTTTCCGTTCCTTCTCCATCGTTCAGGAAGCCCCAAAGCAATGTTATGCTGGTCCGGACTGCCCAAAGACCTACTCCAGTCGATCCTTCTGCGTCTATCGCTCGCCGACCACTTCCGGTTCGCCGGAGTCTGCAAAGAATGGCTGTCCGTGGCTGCCCAGAATCGCCCTCCGCCGCTGCTGTGGCTAGCAATGCGGAGCCGCCACGTCTCTCCCTATGCACCGAGTTTCTTCAGCCTCCACGAAGGCACCTTCCGCAAGGTCTCAGTTGATCTACCGTTGTCCCAGCGAATTGGCAGCAACGTGTGGTTCCACGGAGCTTCCACGGGATGGCTCCTCCTTTCGGCCTCAGGAGGAGGATCCCACGGATACTTTCTGTTCAACCCCGTCACACGTCGGCGAATCTATCTCCCGACGGAATACAACCGCCGGAAAATCAAACCGATGTTTCCAGCCGGCTTTCTCTCAGAAGCCGTTCTGTCCTCGCCTCCCACTTCCCCTGACTGCGTCGTCGTCGCAGCAGTAGTTGCAATGGGGCATTCTTCCACCTTGGCGTTCTGCAGACCGGGACAAGAGCAGAGATGGACCGTTTTCTATCGCCAAGCAAGGATTCACCCGAAGTTGGTATTCTGCAAGGGCGAACTATACGCCCTTGACATCACGGGGAAGGTGAGGGTCTACACTTTCGATCCCCAGCCGAGATTGAAATTTTCGATAGCGCTTCCTGTTGGCGATGTCGATACTTTGAGAATGGCTGAATCGGATGGGGAGCTCCTGCTCTTCCTAGGCGATTACCGGCGGGAGATCTCGGGGTGCAGCATCTATAAGCTGGACGTCGACCGGTGGATTCGGATCGAGAACTTAGGTGATCGAGCGTTATTGTTGGGCCTTGACGGTGGGTTGGATTCTTTCTCTACGAAGGATGTCACTGGAACAGGTCTTCGAGGTAATTGCATCTATTATTGCAACAGAGGGATGGGAGACGTTGTCCAGGTATTCTCATTGGAAGATCGGCGTTTACAGACACTTCCTTGTCCTGATGATTATCGTGGGGATTTTGTGGGACTCAGTCTGAGGTGGTATACTCCCACATGGTAG